In Plasmodium yoelii strain 17X genome assembly, chromosome: 6, one DNA window encodes the following:
- a CDS encoding amino acid transporter, putative, protein MVIKQDKCVTENLFSNTLNTEYEKLEEIEDNPSPNIDMLRENEDNDELYNNNNNYNKSDRHKGYIENIKLKQSKYFGDKTIGKKYSYIYLINQIFGSGIVSIPYIFKHSGWLPCLVINIIICLLTIFNTLLFLRSMTMIPNNIHFNKRYEYISTMCYFLGKNNIFFMFMQICYYGSILVSNIISIVIVSHAVDYILVNIFGYTIGVIIYPNFQFSTITDINKLYYSNNYVLCITIGYVINAIISIYFSQSSLEDNMKVQVLSFIFLMITIFQIIFLSIIKIYKYNNVHTILSNDSMGKYSDIKYPTIFGDFNFKQLLSSYISSYSAITVIPCWANEMKSDVKIMKTVWISNFFCCFIYYIFGYVLYTAYPHIDNENILYGILKNPSINTSMKVSIYLFDLLTIAPGIYVYCIATRYNLVNSNICSEKAAFLFGTVFPFLISWWFTSRAMFESIFTWSSLIFSYACNYITPSIIYLIACKNIPYSQKNPLHYIHVLYDPNEYKQKNFPLYNVFSVKNNSKEREDTSSNTNPRVLNERNYNKTDDPDAFKIETGDCISTKNSYNKTYQHPRFEKNEIKFDAEEIYKLKEDKTKEIENKTIINDDSNNVNNNKRGEYKIHFKGLNQINNLEEDDRHNYYDETKSTEEKKITYLEGGEKESQQQSNEDNNKAIGLSDNYRFLENNVENTHDDFQNGYTELKDICEENGNEDKKFKSPERIKNSYKDNNNNNNYHRKKSDKDLKKKNKVNISHEYCKKNENKLSKFELRKYNSLFNIKGNNINKNNSKKTNQHQVHNVRKSRKHKTVIGFEKKHIKIPNKNNNINNNYYDYSNISENDMLNNKNIADLSKDIYNDVKIIKKNYERNKYLIRYSDIFDSFLNLKFILENGTQRNSVDSDFNLDVADKNTSSKDDDTNKLINSYNTKNTSYSNNNSYSNTYKPFLTNEKLPNIFDKDIQRNDHSASKDEYKVSDKNLETEKKIGIKNVPCKNQINDITYSIDINEDENRELSKERKSEEINKLDISTHTDTYKNILINNPLSDKEHIKKILEDIEKQKSNDEYKRKIKNIKNEFCMFINEINNKKKLTWAFDGNKTNTSLIINKKYINVSNAYNYLYSDDNTNYFYKKSESETNPYNLNLYKNKESLDSVINKQRSASYLNNNSYNNILLRYQTTDSNSNTLMKTQSSNYYKKFQSLSLNSGQNILINFHPQRDEENKNEFTNIYITSQINDPINDPINDPVNDPVNESVDDSTNVCPQMLMPENCKKEKKCQIRDNILTDQEQSKELTNDLQLNKNKDVIMYFLNSYNKKSKIYKDMNTLYVPDNVYHVIPKINRSTEQNIFDDSINNIFNYYKYNFLLSFSENNDYNNITKSGSIKYPNIPNKYFSQNGINIENNALKEICINNIEKEDSLYSISQNNKNIYLNKFPNNEKREPLLNSYKKEKEYSALPKINLICSEKPLFGYEDAYQIDDYVNGKINENIIHVYPIRYLRIKHVKTTEVLLLIAIFLLAISILYNLIA, encoded by the coding sequence ATGGTTATAAAACAAGATAAATGTGTTActgaaaatttatttagtaaCACACTGAATACCGAGTATGAAAAACTTGAGGAGATCGAAGATAACCCATCACCAAATATAGACATGTTAAGAGAAAATGAGGATAATGATGAattgtataataataacaataactATAACAAAAGTGATAGGCATAAGGGATacattgaaaatataaaattaaaacaatcTAAATATTTTGGAGATAAAACTATagggaaaaaatatagttatatttatttaataaatcaaATATTTGGATCTGGAATTGTATCTAtaccatatatatttaaacattCTGGTTGGCTACCATGCCtagttataaatattataatatgtcttttaacaatttttaatacattattatttttacgaTCTATGACAATGATAccaaataatatacattttaataaaagatatgaatatatttcaACTATGTGCTATTTTttaggaaaaaataatatattttttatgtttatgcAGATATGCTATTATGGTAGTATATTAGTGAGCAATATAATTTCGATAGTTATAGTATCCCATGCAGTAGATTATATTttagtaaatatatttggCTATACTATTGGAGTAATTATATATCCAAACTTTCAGTTTAGCACAATTacagatataaataaattatattatagcAATAATTATGTATTGTGTATAACTATAGGATATGTAATAAATGCTATtatatcaatatatttttctcaaTCAAGTTTAGAAGATAATATGAAAGTACAAGTATTatcctttatatttttaatgattaCAATTTTTCAAATCATTTTTCTaagtattataaaaatatataaatataacaatgtCCATACAATATTGTCAAATGATAGTATGGGGAAATATTCAGATATTAAATATCCAACCATATTTGgtgattttaattttaaacaaCTTTTATCTTCCTATATATCATCTTATTCTGCTATAACAGTAATACCATGTTGGGCAAATGAAATGAAGTCTGatgtaaaaattatgaaaactGTATGgatttcaaattttttttgttgttttatttattatatatttggaTACGTATTATATACCGCTTACCCTCATattgataatgaaaatattttgtatGGCATATTAAAAAATCCATCTATAAATACTTCAATGAAAGTttctatttatttatttgatttattaACTATTGCACCTGGaatttatgtatattgtATTGCAACAAGATATAATTTAGTTAATAGTAATATATGCTCAGAAAAGGCTGCCTTCCTTTTTGGTACTGTTTTTCCATTCCTTATATCATGGTGGTTTACTTCTCGAGCTATGTTTGAAAGCATTTTTACATGGTCaagtttaattttttcatacgCATGTAATTACATTACACcatcaattatatatttgatagCTTGTAAAAATATTCCGTATTCTCAAAAAAATCCGCTTCATTATATTCATGTTTTATACGACCCAAAtgaatataaacaaaaaaatttccCATTATACAACGTGTTTTCTGTAAAAAACAATTCCAAGGAAAGAGAAGACACAAGTTCAAATACAAATCCAAGGGTTCTCAATGAAAGAAATTATAACAAAACAGATGATCCAGATGCATTCAAAATTGAAACAGGTGATTGTATTAGTACTAAAAATTcctataataaaacatatcaACACCCGCgctttgaaaaaaatgaaatcaAATTCGATGCCGaagaaatttataaattaaaggaagataaaacaaaagaaattGAAAACAAAACTATCATCAACGATGATTCtaataatgttaataataataaacgaGGCGAATATAAAATCCATTTTAAAGGTCTTAACCAAATTAACAACCTGGAAGAGGATGATAGACACAATTATTATGACGAAACAAAATCAACTGAGGAAAAAAAGATAACTTATTTGGAAGGGGGAGAGAAAGAATCCCAACAACAATCGAACGAGGATAATAATAAAGCTATCGGTTTAAGTGATAATTATAGATTCTTAGAGAATAATGTAGAAAACACACACGATGATTTTCAAAATGGATACACAGAATTAAAAGACATATGTGAGGAAAATGGAAATGAAGATAAGAAATTTAAATCGCCtgaaagaataaaaaattcatataaagataacaataataataacaattatcatagaaaaaaaagtgataaagatttaaaaaaaaaaaataaagtaaataTATCACATGAATACTgtaaaaaaaacgaaaacaAATTAAGTAAATTCGAGTTACgaaaatataattctttGTTCAATATTAAgggtaataatattaataaaaataattctaaaaAAACGAATCAACATCAAGTGCATAATGTCCGAAAATCGAGAAAACATAAAACTGTTATAGgatttgaaaaaaaacatattaaaattcccaataaaaataataatattaataataattattatgacTATTCCAACATTAGTGAAAATGATatgttaaataataaaaatatagccGATTTATcaaaagatatatataatgatgtaaaaataataaaaaaaaattatgaaagaaataaatatttaattagatATTCTGATATATTTGATTCTTTTTTAAATCTAAAATTCATACTTGAAAATGGCACTCAGAGAAATTCTGTTGATAGTGATTTCAATTTAGATGTAGCAGACAAAAATACAAGCTCTAAAGATGATGACACAAATAAGCTTATTAATAgttataatacaaaaaatacttCCTATTCAAACAATAACTCCTATTCAAACACTTATAAACCTTTTCTTACTAATGAGAAACTTCCCAACATATTCGATAAAGATATACAGAGGAATGACCATAGTGCAAGCAAAGATGAGTATAAAGTGAGTGACAAAAATTTAgaaacagaaaaaaaaataggtaTAAAAAATGTGCCATGTAAAAACCAAATAAACGATATAACATATAGTATAGATATAAATGAGGATGAAAATAGAGAACTATCCAAAGAAAGGAAAAGTGAAGAAATAAACAAGTTAGACATTTCTACACACACAGATacgtataaaaatatattgataaaTAATCCACTATCTGATAAAGaacatataaagaaaattttaGAAGACATAGAGAAACAAAAATCAAATGatgaatataaaagaaaaataaaaaatattaaaaatgaattttgtATGTTTATTAATGAaatcaataataaaaaaaaattaacatggGCTTTTGATGGAAACAAAACAAATACaagtttaataataaataaaaaatatataaatgtttccaatgcatataattatttatattcagacgataatacaaattatttttataaaaaatcagAAAGCGAAACAAATCCATATaacttaaatttatataaaaataaagaatccCTAGATAGTgttataaataaacaaagaAGTGCctcatatttaaataataattcttaTAACAATATTCTATTGAGATATCAAACAACTGATAGTAATTCTAACACATTAATGAAAACACAAAGTTCaaattattacaaaaaatttCAATCGTTATCATTGAACAGTgggcaaaatatattaatcaatTTCCATCCACAAAGGGACGAAGAAAATAAGAATGAATTCACTAATATCTACATAACTAGCCAAATAAATGACCCTATAAATGACCCTATAAATGACCCTGTAAATGACCCTGTAAATGAAAGTGTAGATGATTCTACAAATGTATGCCCTCAGATGCTTATGCCagaaaattgtaaaaaagaaaaaaaatgtcaaATTAGagataatattttaacaGATCAAGAACAATCTAAAGAATTAACAAACGATTTAcagttaaataaaaataaagatgtaattatgtattttttaaattcatataataaaaaaagtaaaatatataaagacATGAATACATTATATGTTCCTGATAATGTATATCATGTCATTCCAAAAATTAACAGAAGTActgaacaaaatatttttgacgattcaataaataatatttttaactattataaatataattttcttttatcattttccgaaaataatgattataataatattaccAAAAGTGGTAGTATTAAATATCCAAATATcccaaataaatatttttctcaaaatggtataaatatagaaaataacgCACTAAAGGAAATctgtattaataatattgaaaaagaGGATTCCTTATATTCTATAtctcaaaataataaaaatatatatttaaataaatttcctaataatgaaaaaagagAACCACTATTAAATtcttataaaaaagaaaaggaatatagTGCGTTAccaaaaattaatttaatttgttcAGAAAAACCTTTATTTGGGTATGAAGATGCATATCAAATAGATGATTATGTAAATGGgaaaattaatgaaaatattattcatGTCTATCCTATTAGATATTTAAGAATTAAACATGTTAAAACAACTGAAGTCTTATTGCTTAttgcaatatttttattagctATCTCTATCCTTTACAATTTGATCGCTTAA